One Camelus ferus isolate YT-003-E chromosome 19, BCGSAC_Cfer_1.0, whole genome shotgun sequence genomic window, GCCCTCAGTGCTACTGGGGTTGTGTCCCGACCGGAGCGTTGTGACTTAAGGGATTTCTCGGCGTGGGCAGGCTCCGGGGCCCCCTGGCACTAACCTCGTCCTGCTCCCAGGGGGCTCTGGCCCGGGCAGGGGCTCGCCTCACCCTGAGCTGGCCCCTGCAGGACAGGCAGTCACCGGAGAGACCGGACTGCGGGAGCGCTGGCGGTGCAGTGGGCAGGGAGCCGCCAAAGGAAGGGGCTCCTGGGGGCCCTCTGCTCGGGCCCCCGACCCCGCCTCGGCCCCACCCCCCACATCGGCACGCCCCTCCTGCACGGCCACGCCCTGCTGgctccgccccgcccctgccTCGGCACCACCCTCCCCGCTAGGCCCCGCCCCTGCTGGCCCCGCCCATGCATCGGCCCCTCCCCCTCTCGGCCCCACCCCGGCGCGCACCTTCTCGCGCAGCCGCTCGCGCAGCGCCGCCAGGTGCGCCTCGCGGATCTCCTTGCTGAGTTCCATCTTGTAGTTGAGCTTCTCCTCCGCCAGGCGGCTGAAATTGTTGTTCTCCTCCAGCGCCTTGTGCAGCACCTCGCGCTCGTGCTCGCGTCGCTCCGCCAGCTGCTTCAGTACCTGCGCCTCCTGCGTCTGCGCGAGCGGCGGAGCGTGAGGGGCGGCGGGGCCCACACCGCCCCACCAGTCCTCCCCGCGCAGCTGTCCGGGCCACGCCCAGTGCCCGCCGTCCAGCCCAAGCCGACCGCCTCCCGCCCACCGGGCTTGTCCTCGAGCTCGGGCCTGCATTGGACTGCAGTCGGCGAGGGTGACCTCCTCGTCCCCAGACAAACCCTTCCTGTCCGTCCAGAGCCGCAGAGCTGCCCTCTCCCCGCTGGGCTTAGGGCGCCAACGCTCTGTACGCTCGGCTGCCTCTTCCAGACCCCGGGCGCCCCCTCGGGAAAGgttggaggaaaggaggaaactaAACTCGTGGGCAGTCACTGAGCcttccctgtctcttcctcaGACGTCTGCTCGCTgagcacaaagtaggtgcttaaTATACACCGGGTTCTGAGCTCCCTAGGGTCCTGGAGGCAAGGGAggggtccccagggctgctgggaagggACGAGTTGGAACGAGGAACGTGGGGCTGCTGGCGCCAGACAGTCCAGCCCTGCTGGTGGCCTCTGGAGGAGACTCGAGGCTCCCAGAGGTTATtagcctccctcagcctcctgcaGAAGGCTGCTGGGCTCCCACCCACGTGCCAGTCATCACTAGTTAACCCTGAGAAGCCTGGGTCCCCAGGTCTCACCAGACCTGCTATAAGGAAGATAAAAGCCACTGCCCCTGCCCAGTGGGCTTGGGCACCAGGACAGCACTCCTGAAAGCACGCGCTCTTCCACATGTGTTTCAGCCTTAGAGTGGCTGATGTGAGGAGAAtcggtggggagggggccccacCTGTCCCAGGAGCCCCCTAAATGCCCAGCAGGTCTGACTCACAGCCCCCAGCACGAGAAGCCTTTCCTTTGGCCTCCCCTGCCCAGGAGGATaccagcccagcctcctctcccaagGCCCCCTCCTGGGGTTAACACCTGACCCTCCCACCTCTACCAGCATGGCCAAGGGCGCCCCCCTACCCCACCAACAGTGTCTGGTTCCTGTCTCCCTCCAGCTGACTGCCATTGAGGAATCCTTCCTTTTCCCTGTCTCATTCTGATTGCTCAAGAGGCAGTCTGGGGAATACAAGACCCTCCCTGCTACAGGCCCACAATCAAGCAGGTGCTTGAAGTACCCTGCACCTTGGGATGCTGTCTGTGGCCAGTAAGACCTCTTGACCATCTTCATCAGGACCTGAAGAGGAGACTCCTTACCTTCCTCCGCTCCTCAGCTGCCTCCAGCCGCTTCTGCAGCTCCTCCAGGGAGGTGTCCTTCCTCTTGGGGGGGGAGGAGAGCACAGGGCTCTCTGGGGACAGGTCGGAAGGGGACTTGAGGATGACCTCAAAGCTCTGGCCAGAGGCCCTCTTGTCCAGCTGCTTCACCTCCATGTCTGCAGGGCAAGAGCAGGAGGGGGCTTCAGGAGGGCTGGTCAAGGTGGGGGCGGGCTGAGCACCTATCCAAATCAAAGGCTGGGGGAAGCTGTGTGGCTGCTCACATGGGACTCCCAGGGCTGGGCCCCCAGGGCCACCCACCCCCAGAGGGCCCCTCTCCATAAGCCAGCCTCCCTGGAGGCTCCTGGCTGCCATGGGAGGGGGAGCAAGGCCAGGTGATGGCAAGTGCCAGCAGGGCGGGGGCCAGCAGCACCCAGTGCACTCACCCCCATACTGGTAGATGGTGTTGGGGTGCGGCTGTGAGTAGAAGCAGGAGCAGATGAGCGACAGCACCGACAGCTCCTTCATCTTCTCCTTGTAGGCTGTGGGCATGGTGCCAGGTGAGCAGGTGCCACCGCACTCACGGCCCCCCCTCCCGGCTGCCCGGGCCTCCGACCTCTGACCCCATTGCCCACTCCTTCTGATGTGTCTCTCTGGGAGCTTGTTTGTCTTGCTCTCTTGTGTCCCCACATCGCTGACTCTCCAGCTCTTCCTCCCAGGTGTGGactctccccttccctgggctccctccctgcTGGTTGCCCTGCACTATTCGCTCCATTCCCATTTCCAAGCCCCTGTGTCCACCCCCAAGACggtctgcctccttccccatcctTGTCTCTCTTGGCGTTTCTGTTTGTCTCcccttgtctctttctttctgtgtctttgttcatctttctgtctttctggctCTCCATCTGTCACTATGTCTCTTcatatctttctctgtctctgtgattcTTTGTCATTGTGTATcttgcctccctctgcccctccacctacttcttcctcccctttccctctcatGGACATTTGCCCAGTTGTTAGAGAGACAATCCTGACTGGGCCACCACAGATGTGGAGCTTCTGGGAGCAGCACTTTCTTGGGCTGTGCTCTGAGATGAAGCCCTCAGACCCCCCTGTCCACCCTTTTACCCTGTAGTGTGGCTGCCCTGGGATGAAATCAGGCTCTCAGCAGACACTCGCTACCCATCAAAGGCCAAAGGGAAGGGAGCTGTCCGTTCAGCACCACAGCCCGCCCCCTAGCCTTACCCGGCACGTGCCCACAGCCAATATCTCCACTAACCCAACCAGTAAAAGGAGGTGATGCTGTTGAGGCCCTGGGCCTTGTCAGCAGAAGGGGAGCTACCTGCTCTCAGAATGGAAATAATTGGGTTACTTGTGTTCTATTCACAGTGAGCCAGGCCCCAAAGTAGACCCATGGATCCCATGTTTCACTGGCTTTCAACAATCCTCTAAGCCCAATACTGTCACTCCAATGCAACCAAGAAGATGCTGGGCCCAGGTAGCTCACAGGGCTTGTTCAGAGCTCTTCCAGGGCCACCCCAGGTGTCTGGGTTCTTTCCACCACTGCAGCAGGCCCCAAGACCAGGAGGCTCAGACCCacacctgcctccctggctgGAGAAATTGGTATAGGCCTCCAGAGAGACACTCCAAGGAGAGGGAATGTGGCTTCCATGAAGGAAAAAGCAGGCACAGTTACCCACAGCATTCTTCCAAGGGGCAGATGGTTTGGACAAGAAACTTTCTGATGAAATTTCACatgaga contains:
- the STMN3 gene encoding stathmin-3 isoform X2 translates to MASTLSAYKEKMKELSVLSLICSCFYSQPHPNTIYQYGDMEVKQLDKRASGQSFEVILKSPSDLSPESPVLSSPPKRKDTSLEELQKRLEAAEERRKTQEAQVLKQLAERREHEREVLHKALEENNNFSRLAEEKLNYKMELSKEIREAHLAALRERLREKELHAAEVRRNKEQREEMSG